A stretch of the Corylus avellana chromosome ca6, CavTom2PMs-1.0 genome encodes the following:
- the LOC132184440 gene encoding uncharacterized protein LOC132184440, whose protein sequence is MAFAAASASITPYSSQLLPRPKFSTLVFPSSSSSSYSFSAPSGITIPYLPTKHRSFSSIRMAAAKRKDSNGIPAVQGKAEEQKEEQVVEEEEDLPWIQEKALDLVEFTGSVTQAIPGPRVGSSSLPWILALPLAYAGLTFVVAFVKTVKKFTSPRAKRRKLVNKNAMLCKSIDEFFHKGRDNFKLDDALKELEKKTDFGMEEILRKYIRYALNEKPFNPVLVANLIELRKASVLADSQVAEILNEISRRIVRDKGPVVMDVSGYSEKGFKRKLAVQALFGKVFYLSELPEFCSRDSSLVVKEIFGVTDEDADKLRIHTLSEAGDMDSLEKMVEGLDSEDSNEG, encoded by the exons ATGGCTTTCGCTGCTGCTTCTGCTTCTATTACTCCTTATTCTTCTCAATTGCTTCCCCGCCCTAAATTTTCCACATTGGtcttcccttcttcttcttcttcttcttactcTTTTTCTGCTCCTTCTGGTATAACAATCCCTTATTTGCCCACAAAACACAGAAGCTTCTCCTCAATTCGCATGGCGGCGGCGAAGAGGAAAGATTCGAATGGAATACCTGCGGTGCAAGGGAAAGCGGAGGAGCAGAAAGAAGAACAAGtggtggaggaggaagaggactTGCCTTGGATTCAGGAGAAGGCATTGGACCTGGTCGAGTTCACAGGCTCCGTCACTCAGGCCATTCCTGGCCCTCGAGTCGGCTCCAGCTCCTTGCCCTGGATTCTCGCTCTTCCTCTGGCCTATGCCGGCCTCACTTTTGTTGTCGCCTTCGTCAAGACCGTCAAAAAGTTTACTTCCCCTAGAGCAAAACGCAGGAAACTG gTCAATAAAAATGCTATGCTTTGCAAATCAATTGATGAGTTCTTTCACAAGGGAAGAGATAACTTCAAACTCGATGATGCTCTCAAGGAGCTTGAGAAAAAG ACTGATTTTGGGATGGAAGAAATTCTGCGCAAGTACATTCGGTATGCTTTGAATGAGAAGCCCTTCAACCCCGTCTTGGTTGCCAATTTAATTGAGCTTAGGAAAGCTTCTGTGTTGGCTGACTCCCAGGTTGCAgagattttaaatgaaatttccaGACGGATTGTGCGAGATAAAG GACCAGTTGTCATGGATGTGTCAGGTTATTCGGAAAAGGGTTTCAAGAGAAAACTAGCTGTTCAGGCCCTATTTGGAAAGGTTTTCTATCTGTCTGAG CTGCCGGAGTTCTGTTCAAGAGACAGCTCCTTGGTTGTCAAGGAAATTTTTGGGGTTACAGA TGAAGACGCAGACAAACTTAGGATACACACACTCTCTGAAGCTGGTGATATGGATTCACTTGAAAAGATGGTTGAAGGTTTAGATTCAGAAGATTCCAATGAGGGATGA
- the LOC132184671 gene encoding mitochondrial intermembrane space import and assembly protein 40 homolog, producing the protein MGQVQSEVAAAVDQAAPPDPQAAPATAATTSSLESLIAEAAAYGNDENESLDAQAQKALECPCIADLRNGPCGVQFSEAFLCFLKSTAEEKGSDCVHPFVALQNCIKANPNAFSKDILEDDEVQKEEEPTQEYKIIPPIWSKESPSPKSKL; encoded by the exons ATGGGTCAAGTTCAGAGCGAGGTTGCAGCAGCAGTGGATCAAGCAGCGCCACCCGACCCTCAAGCTGCTCCGGCTACTGCTGCTACCACTTCCTCCCTGGAATCCCTTATTGCCG AAGCTGCTGCATATGGAAACGATGAGAATGAG TCTCTTGATGCGCAGGCTCAGAAAGCATTAGAATGCCCTTGCATAGCTGACCTGCGTAATGGTCCATGTGGTGTCCAATTTTCGGAGGCATTCCTTTGTTTCCTCAAGAGTACTGCCGAGGAAAAG GGCTCAGACTGTGTGCATCCATTCGTGGCGTTGCAGAATTGTATCAAAGCTAACCCCAATGCCTTTTCTAAAGACATTTTAGAAGACGATGAAGTCCAGAAAGAGGAAGAGCCAACCCAGGAGTACAAAATCATCCCCCCTATATGGTCCAAGGAATCCCCAAGTCCAAAATCCAAGCTCTAA